The Myxococcus virescens genome segment GGCCGCCGGGCAGACGCAGGAGGCGGCAGCGCGGGCGGTCGGGGTGAATGAGCGCACGCTGCAGCGCCTGTTGAGGCGTGCGGGCGGCATCCGGCGGCCGCCGCGCGTGCGCTCTGCCTTGCGTTTGAGCGTGGCCGAGCGCGAGGAGGTGTCTCGTGGCGTGCAGGCGGAAGAGTCCATGCGCGCCATCGCGCGGCGGCTGGGGCGCGCCC includes the following:
- a CDS encoding helix-turn-helix domain-containing protein, which produces MSGEDWLEVQRAVAAGQTQEAAARAVGVNERTLQRLLRRAGGIRRPPRVRSALRLSVAEREEVSRGVQAEESMRAIARRLGRA